In the genome of Terribacillus sp. FSL K6-0262, one region contains:
- a CDS encoding peptide ABC transporter substrate-binding protein — translation MKKWLKSLALLVSVAVFAAGCSEGSGGGSADIAQEITVNAMSEPPDLDPALATDTTSGWVLDHVFEGLYTKDENGNPVLGAASNVDVSEDGKTYTFTIRDDAKWSDGSNVTAGDFEYAWKRVLNPDTGSSFAFYLYYLKGAEAYNKGEGSVEDVGVTAQDDKTLVVELEAPLGYFDELLTMWTFYPVKQDVVEENSAWSAEADTFVSNGPFKLTKWAHDSEVVIEKNGDYWDSDVVKLDKVTYKMVNDATTYYQMYKTGELDLIQTLPSDVIDQEKDSEEYSEVPYFGTYMYMFNVDKEPFTNEKIRRAFTMAVDRETLTKNVTKAGETPAYAFVPEGVETPEGDFREAGGAYFEENAAEAKKLLEEGMEEEGWTELPEVSILYNTAENNKKVAESVQAMYKDNLGIDVKLENQEWKTYLDTTQQGNFQMARMGWIGVLVDPVVILDYYLGDSPNNRTNWVNEEYDQLMADAKVEQDPDKRYELLHQAEAVLMEDLPFNPIYHYTNNYLTSQNFENIVYPVNRYPYLKWAEKVSE, via the coding sequence ATGAAAAAATGGCTGAAAAGCCTGGCATTGCTCGTATCCGTCGCCGTCTTCGCGGCAGGCTGCAGCGAAGGATCAGGAGGCGGCAGTGCAGACATAGCGCAGGAAATAACAGTGAATGCGATGAGTGAGCCGCCGGATTTGGATCCGGCTCTGGCAACGGATACGACATCCGGCTGGGTGTTGGATCATGTATTTGAAGGGCTTTATACAAAAGATGAGAACGGAAACCCGGTCTTGGGAGCGGCAAGCAATGTCGATGTATCGGAAGATGGCAAAACGTATACGTTCACCATCCGCGACGATGCCAAATGGTCAGATGGCTCGAACGTGACAGCAGGCGATTTCGAATACGCATGGAAACGGGTGCTGAACCCAGACACCGGCAGTTCCTTTGCTTTCTACCTGTATTACCTCAAAGGTGCAGAGGCATACAACAAAGGCGAGGGCTCCGTCGAGGATGTCGGTGTAACGGCACAGGATGATAAAACACTCGTCGTGGAATTGGAAGCACCTCTTGGCTATTTCGATGAACTATTGACGATGTGGACATTCTACCCGGTCAAACAGGATGTCGTGGAAGAGAACAGCGCGTGGTCTGCCGAAGCGGATACATTTGTAAGCAATGGGCCATTCAAGCTGACAAAATGGGCGCATGACAGCGAAGTCGTGATCGAGAAGAACGGAGACTATTGGGATAGCGATGTCGTCAAGCTGGATAAAGTAACCTACAAGATGGTCAATGATGCAACGACGTATTATCAAATGTACAAAACAGGCGAGCTGGATCTCATCCAGACACTGCCATCCGATGTGATCGATCAAGAAAAGGATTCCGAGGAATACAGCGAAGTACCATACTTCGGAACGTATATGTATATGTTTAACGTCGACAAAGAACCATTCACCAATGAGAAAATCAGAAGGGCATTCACGATGGCAGTCGATCGGGAAACATTAACGAAGAACGTGACAAAAGCAGGGGAAACACCAGCGTATGCATTTGTCCCGGAAGGTGTCGAAACACCAGAGGGTGACTTCCGCGAAGCAGGCGGCGCGTACTTTGAAGAAAATGCAGCCGAAGCGAAGAAACTGCTGGAAGAAGGTATGGAAGAAGAAGGCTGGACAGAGCTGCCGGAGGTGAGCATCCTTTATAATACAGCTGAAAACAATAAGAAAGTGGCAGAATCCGTCCAAGCCATGTACAAAGACAATCTCGGCATCGATGTGAAGCTCGAGAACCAAGAGTGGAAAACATACCTGGATACAACCCAGCAGGGCAATTTCCAAATGGCTCGCATGGGCTGGATCGGCGTCCTGGTAGATCCAGTGGTCATCCTCGATTACTACCTGGGCGACAGCCCGAACAACCGCACGAACTGGGTGAACGAGGAGTACGACCAGCTAATGGCCGATGCCAAAGTAGAACAAGACCCAGACAAGCGTTACGAATTGCTGCACCAAGCAGAAGCAGTACTGATGGAGGATCTGCCATTCAACCCGATCTACCATTATACAAATAACTACCTGACATCCCAGAACTTCGAAAACATTGTATACCCGGTAAACCGCTATCCTTACCTGAAATGGGCGGAAAAAGTTTCAGAATAG
- a CDS encoding DUF3899 domain-containing protein: MKWKVSLFFLTMLAWYSVTMAASFSLADVSNTAFLIGLLLTIIAAIARILNTGFLTPMIQGFQMIGQRMIRKSRSAERADSQMKNDPDIQTFKSSLASFIMQSTFIIGISSILTSVVGIFML; encoded by the coding sequence ATGAAATGGAAGGTATCCCTCTTCTTCCTGACTATGCTTGCCTGGTACAGCGTCACAATGGCAGCCTCATTTTCGCTGGCCGACGTATCCAACACTGCATTTTTGATCGGACTTCTTTTGACTATCATTGCAGCAATCGCACGCATTCTCAACACCGGCTTCCTCACGCCAATGATCCAAGGTTTTCAAATGATCGGACAGCGCATGATCCGGAAATCACGTTCAGCCGAACGCGCAGACAGCCAAATGAAAAACGACCCCGACATCCAAACATTCAAGTCCAGCCTTGCATCTTTTATCATGCAAAGCACGTTTATCATTGGCATCAGCTCGATCCTTACTTCTGTGGTTGGTATATTTATGCTTTAA
- a CDS encoding DUF4879 domain-containing protein, with amino-acid sequence MKKIIALFLLISLVVAPLFFKDSASAATAPRLTEVRVVAITSDGNDFVWENIPSNSLKASKPLKGDTLYLKVLFMGYPKGYLINSGGVNIYPSTTRYDTDYIVGRDRIVKGYYYYLKIPMDKLPTNTVNITGLDHLLGTPISAMPISFDREGDEQ; translated from the coding sequence ATGAAGAAAATTATAGCCTTGTTTTTGTTAATCTCGTTAGTCGTTGCTCCATTGTTCTTCAAGGATTCAGCTTCTGCTGCAACTGCGCCAAGATTAACAGAAGTAAGAGTAGTAGCAATCACTTCGGATGGAAATGATTTTGTTTGGGAGAATATTCCTTCTAATTCATTGAAAGCGAGCAAACCGCTTAAGGGTGACACGCTTTATTTGAAGGTACTTTTTATGGGATATCCTAAGGGGTATCTTATTAACAGCGGAGGCGTCAATATTTATCCCAGTACAACCAGATATGATACGGATTACATTGTAGGACGAGACAGGATTGTGAAAGGGTATTATTATTATCTGAAGATTCCTATGGATAAGCTTCCAACAAATACTGTAAATATCACAGGGTTGGATCATCTGTTAGGTACTCCAATTTCTGCTATGCCTATTAGTTTTGATAGAGAGGGTGATGAACAATGA